The Lysobacter panacisoli genome includes a window with the following:
- a CDS encoding DUF2782 domain-containing protein, producing the protein MRPLLTALLLPLFLYGCATMGGADDPTAGLVNPEVRSRTVSGGDAIDEYYVAGQLRVVKITPARGPVYYLVDNNADGILDSSKGEGPISPVQYKLLTW; encoded by the coding sequence ATGCGTCCGTTGCTCACCGCCCTGCTGCTCCCGCTGTTCCTGTACGGCTGCGCGACGATGGGCGGCGCGGACGACCCGACCGCGGGCCTGGTCAATCCCGAAGTCCGTTCGCGCACCGTGAGCGGCGGCGACGCGATCGACGAGTACTACGTCGCCGGCCAGCTGCGCGTGGTGAAGATCACGCCGGCGCGCGGCCCGGTCTACTACCTCGTGGACAACAACGCCGACGGCATCCTCGACAGCAGCAAGGGCGAGGGCCCGATTTCGCCGGTGCAGTACAAGCTGCTGACCTGGTGA